The following are encoded together in the Rhodothermales bacterium genome:
- a CDS encoding BadF/BadG/BcrA/BcrD ATPase family protein, which produces MTEPYVIGIDGGGTRTTVALADAHGELLRRTGPPGLVDPRNPAASADVLVALIREARAEAGVDGPAAALCAGLAGVGNAAEREVVRASLAAQDVARRVVVVGDGETALEGAFAGGAGILVIAGTGSIAYGRSEDGHVERCGGWGMIVGDEGSAYGTGRAALVAALRAHDGRDPDSRLLPAVLDELGLRSPDEIPPWAGRAEKTEIAALAPLVARVAAEGDDRAEQLVATTAQELARLVAALVERLGPWTNAPTVVYFGGMFRTPGFARRVDDAIAQAVPGGVRRREAAEDAVGGALRMAWALAEGVTPSPGA; this is translated from the coding sequence GTGACCGAGCCCTACGTCATCGGGATCGACGGCGGTGGGACGCGCACGACGGTGGCCCTCGCTGACGCACATGGCGAGCTTCTCCGCCGCACGGGCCCGCCGGGGCTCGTCGACCCGCGCAACCCGGCGGCCAGCGCCGACGTGCTCGTCGCGCTGATACGCGAGGCGAGGGCGGAGGCTGGCGTGGACGGTCCGGCCGCCGCGCTCTGCGCCGGCCTCGCGGGCGTGGGGAATGCCGCCGAGCGGGAGGTCGTCCGCGCCTCACTCGCCGCGCAGGACGTCGCCCGGCGCGTCGTCGTGGTAGGCGACGGGGAGACAGCGTTGGAGGGAGCGTTCGCGGGCGGCGCGGGCATCCTCGTCATCGCCGGCACGGGCTCGATCGCGTACGGCCGCAGTGAGGACGGCCACGTGGAGCGGTGCGGCGGGTGGGGCATGATCGTCGGCGACGAGGGGAGCGCGTACGGGACGGGTCGGGCGGCGCTCGTCGCCGCGCTCCGCGCCCACGACGGGCGCGACCCCGACTCGCGCCTGCTGCCCGCCGTGCTCGACGAACTCGGGCTGCGCTCGCCCGACGAGATCCCGCCGTGGGCCGGGCGGGCGGAGAAGACGGAGATCGCCGCGCTCGCCCCACTCGTCGCCCGCGTCGCCGCCGAGGGTGACGACCGCGCCGAGCAACTCGTGGCGACGACCGCGCAGGAACTCGCCCGGCTCGTAGCCGCGCTCGTCGAGCGGCTCGGGCCGTGGACGAACGCGCCGACGGTCGTCTACTTCGGCGGGATGTTTCGGACGCCGGGCTTCGCGCGCCGCGTGGATGACGCCATCGCGCAGGCGGTCCCCGGTGGCGTGCGGCGGCGGGAAGCGGCCGAGGACGCCGTCGGTGGGGCGCTGCGGATGGCGTGGGCGCTCGCCGAAGGCGTCACCCCTTCGCCGGGCGCGTAG
- the nagB gene encoding glucosamine-6-phosphate deaminase, translating to MAHNSSSNATAWRSREEKVPVVIAEYDEIAHIVARRIAEVIRDKQAAGKPPVLGLATGSTPIGIYRELIRMHREEGLDFSDVVTFNLDEYYPMRPESIHSYHRYMWENLFEHIDIRPENVHIPDGALPREEVEAFTADYERKIEAVGGIDFQLLGIGKTGHIGFNEPGSGMESRTRLIALDTVTRRDAAADFFGEDNVPTQAITMGVATIMAAREVALIATGEHKAQIVQRAVEGSINPDIAATYLQKHENATFYVDPPAAAELTRIHTPWIVGEVTWTRELEIQAVIWLSMEVGKSVLKLDNLDYREHHLSSLIARYGAAGPINGEVFNALIAKIRGKSKLPAGKRIVVFSPHPDDDVISMGGILNKLHQNGNDITVAYQTSGNIAVFDHEVRRYLDFLRRFGSSSPEGAALVEQMEEFLDTKSPGQVDIEAVQEMKRAIREAEAVSGIETFGMTRHQARFLNLPFYQTGKVRKDPIGPKDVQITLDLLDETQPELVFVAGDLSDPHGTHRMCLEAVHRALDAYTGPAPQIWYYRGAWQEWRIAESDVLVPLSEDELRLKILAIYKHQSQKDRAPFPGQDDREFWQRVQARNTNTARIVDQLGLPEYFAMESYVVRQNGEPIEEEMISTSALGRPREEAAEAVAQAEEA from the coding sequence ATGGCCCACAACTCCAGCTCGAACGCAACGGCGTGGCGCAGCCGCGAAGAGAAAGTGCCCGTCGTCATCGCCGAATACGACGAGATCGCGCACATCGTCGCCCGCCGCATCGCCGAGGTCATCCGCGACAAGCAGGCCGCCGGGAAGCCACCCGTGCTCGGCCTCGCGACGGGGAGCACCCCCATCGGCATCTACCGCGAGCTGATCCGGATGCACCGCGAGGAGGGGCTCGACTTCTCCGACGTCGTGACGTTCAACCTCGACGAGTACTACCCGATGCGGCCGGAGAGCATCCACAGCTACCACCGCTACATGTGGGAGAACCTCTTCGAGCACATCGACATCCGCCCCGAGAACGTCCACATCCCCGACGGCGCGCTCCCCCGCGAGGAGGTCGAGGCGTTCACGGCGGACTACGAGCGCAAGATCGAGGCGGTCGGCGGGATCGATTTCCAGCTCCTCGGCATCGGGAAGACGGGCCACATCGGGTTCAACGAGCCGGGCTCGGGGATGGAATCGCGCACCCGCCTCATCGCGCTCGACACGGTCACCCGCCGCGACGCCGCCGCCGACTTCTTCGGCGAGGACAACGTCCCCACGCAGGCGATCACGATGGGCGTCGCGACGATTATGGCGGCCCGCGAGGTCGCCCTCATCGCGACGGGTGAGCACAAAGCGCAGATCGTCCAGCGCGCCGTGGAAGGATCGATCAACCCCGATATCGCGGCGACTTACCTCCAGAAGCACGAGAACGCGACGTTCTACGTGGACCCGCCCGCCGCCGCCGAACTGACGCGCATCCACACGCCGTGGATCGTCGGGGAGGTGACGTGGACGCGGGAGCTGGAGATCCAGGCCGTGATCTGGCTCAGCATGGAGGTTGGGAAGTCCGTGCTCAAGCTCGACAACCTCGACTACCGCGAGCACCACCTGTCGTCGCTGATCGCGCGCTACGGCGCGGCCGGTCCCATCAACGGCGAGGTATTCAACGCGCTCATCGCCAAGATCCGGGGCAAAAGCAAGCTGCCTGCCGGCAAGCGCATCGTCGTCTTCTCGCCGCACCCCGACGACGACGTGATCTCGATGGGCGGCATCCTCAACAAGCTGCACCAGAACGGCAACGACATCACCGTTGCCTACCAGACCTCGGGCAACATCGCCGTGTTCGACCACGAGGTCCGGCGCTACCTCGACTTCCTCCGCCGCTTCGGGAGCAGCAGCCCGGAAGGCGCCGCGCTCGTCGAGCAGATGGAGGAGTTCCTCGACACGAAGAGCCCGGGCCAGGTCGACATCGAGGCGGTGCAGGAGATGAAGCGGGCGATCCGCGAGGCCGAGGCCGTCTCGGGCATCGAGACGTTCGGGATGACGCGGCACCAGGCCCGCTTCCTCAACCTCCCGTTCTACCAGACGGGGAAGGTTCGCAAAGACCCCATCGGCCCGAAGGACGTGCAGATCACGCTCGACCTCCTCGACGAGACGCAGCCCGAACTCGTCTTCGTCGCGGGCGACCTCTCCGACCCGCACGGCACGCACCGGATGTGCCTCGAAGCCGTCCACCGCGCGCTCGATGCGTACACCGGCCCGGCCCCGCAGATCTGGTACTACCGCGGCGCGTGGCAGGAGTGGCGCATCGCGGAGTCGGACGTGCTCGTGCCACTCTCCGAGGACGAACTCCGGCTGAAGATCCTCGCCATCTACAAGCACCAGTCGCAGAAGGACCGCGCGCCGTTCCCCGGCCAGGACGACCGCGAGTTCTGGCAGCGCGTCCAGGCTCGGAATACGAACACGGCGCGGATCGTGGACCAACTCGGCCTGCCGGAATACTTCGCGATGGAGAGCTACGTCGTGCGCCAGAACGGCGAGCCGATCGAAGAGGAGATGATCTCCACGAGCGCACTCGGCCGTCCCCGAGAGGAGGCCGCGGAGGCTGTCGCGCAGGCGGAGGAGGCGTGA
- a CDS encoding GNAT family N-acetyltransferase, with product MTLRPIRRADTEALRALWNRAAVHDPLSAPLFDEKVWDDPGFTPDLALAADAAGEIAGFAFGVVRPSDDGPRGVIKLLAVAPERQREGIGTRLVEALETAMQAAGATAIRLGESPPNYLSPGLDPRYTRALLLFEKRGYTRLREAYHMAADLAGQTFDTDADEQALTADGITVRRAAGSDQETVMTFLDEHWPPWKAEIGRTFANDPVSLHLAFEGGAVLGFSAYDANNVGTGWFGPMGTAPAARGRGVGAVLLKRCLADMKAQGHATSTIPWVAPIAFYAHHVGAEISRLFYRYEKKLGG from the coding sequence ATGACGCTCCGCCCGATCCGCCGCGCTGACACTGAGGCGCTCCGCGCGCTCTGGAATCGGGCCGCCGTGCACGATCCGCTCTCCGCGCCACTCTTCGACGAGAAGGTGTGGGACGACCCCGGTTTCACGCCGGATCTCGCCCTCGCCGCCGACGCCGCCGGCGAGATCGCGGGCTTCGCGTTCGGCGTCGTCCGGCCGAGCGACGACGGGCCGCGCGGCGTGATCAAGCTCCTCGCCGTCGCGCCGGAGCGGCAGCGCGAAGGGATCGGTACGCGCCTCGTCGAGGCGCTCGAAACGGCGATGCAGGCGGCAGGCGCGACGGCGATCCGTCTCGGCGAGTCGCCGCCGAACTACCTCTCGCCAGGGCTCGATCCACGCTACACGCGGGCCCTCCTGCTGTTCGAGAAGCGCGGCTACACCCGGCTCCGGGAGGCCTACCACATGGCCGCTGACCTCGCCGGCCAGACCTTCGACACGGACGCGGACGAGCAGGCGCTCACCGCCGACGGCATCACCGTCCGCCGCGCGGCGGGCTCCGATCAGGAGACGGTGATGACGTTCCTCGACGAACACTGGCCGCCGTGGAAGGCCGAGATCGGCCGGACGTTCGCGAACGACCCGGTCAGCCTCCACCTCGCGTTCGAAGGCGGCGCGGTGCTCGGCTTCTCGGCCTACGACGCCAACAACGTCGGCACCGGCTGGTTCGGACCGATGGGGACCGCGCCCGCCGCGCGCGGCCGGGGCGTCGGCGCCGTCCTGCTCAAGCGCTGCCTCGCCGACATGAAGGCGCAGGGCCACGCGACCTCGACGATCCCGTGGGTCGCGCCGATCGCGTTCTACGCCCACCACGTCGGCGCCGAGATCAGCCGGCTGTTCTACCGCTACGAGAAGAAGCTAGGCGGCTGA
- a CDS encoding glycoside hydrolase family 3 protein, producing MPASSPISSPRPIPSPGLAATPSAVGQEWVERTLAALTLHEKIGQLLMPWVGGEYVALDSPEFDRIRAWVEEDGVGGLILSMGLPHSYAAKLNAAQERAAVPLLVASDMENGAGMRLARSYALPTLLTQGGATVFPPLMAFGATGDETLAERLGEVMGREARAVGVHMTFGPVLDVNSNPANPIINTRSFGEDPEAVARHGRAYIRGARAAGLMTTGKHFPGHGDTDTDSHIELPTIGVDRAALDAVHLPPFRAAIDEGVDGIMTAHIAVVGVEGPDAPPATLSPYFMTDVLRNELCFDGLLFTDALNMGGVANRYGAAESAVLALEAGADVLLYPIDVRGAAEAVADAVVSGRIKEARIDRSVRRLLSAKARAGLHEERLVALDAVDRAVGVRAHHAFAREVAERSLTLARDADGLVPIPAAARRVLSITYAEADDLLAGRVFDGVLSAAATDGVGRTVASIRADARTMPHEIEALRAQAEDADLVVVSMYVSPRNYQGSVAAEGAFSRFVEALAASGTPTVVVSFGSPYLLSGFPSVSTYLLAWGGEEVSQRAAARALLGAAAIGCRLPISLPPFHEAGEGLARPAVLDLPL from the coding sequence GTGCCCGCCTCCTCTCCCATCTCATCACCTCGGCCGATTCCCTCGCCGGGCCTCGCGGCGACACCCTCTGCGGTAGGGCAGGAGTGGGTCGAGCGGACGCTCGCCGCGCTCACGCTGCACGAGAAAATCGGCCAATTGCTGATGCCGTGGGTGGGCGGCGAATACGTCGCGCTTGACTCGCCGGAGTTCGACCGGATCCGGGCGTGGGTGGAGGAGGACGGTGTCGGCGGGCTGATCCTCTCGATGGGGTTGCCGCACAGCTATGCGGCGAAGCTGAACGCGGCGCAGGAGCGCGCGGCCGTCCCCCTCCTCGTCGCCTCGGACATGGAGAACGGGGCGGGGATGCGGCTCGCCCGCTCATACGCCCTCCCGACCCTCCTCACGCAGGGCGGGGCGACGGTCTTCCCACCGCTGATGGCGTTCGGCGCGACCGGCGACGAGACCCTCGCGGAGCGGCTCGGCGAGGTGATGGGGCGCGAGGCGCGGGCCGTCGGGGTGCACATGACGTTCGGGCCGGTGCTCGACGTGAACTCGAATCCGGCGAATCCGATCATCAACACGCGCTCGTTCGGCGAAGACCCGGAGGCGGTGGCGCGGCACGGCCGGGCCTACATCCGCGGCGCCCGCGCCGCCGGGCTGATGACGACGGGCAAGCACTTCCCCGGCCACGGCGACACCGACACCGACTCGCACATCGAACTCCCGACGATCGGCGTGGACCGCGCTGCGCTCGACGCCGTGCACCTCCCGCCGTTCCGCGCGGCCATTGACGAGGGCGTGGACGGCATCATGACGGCGCACATCGCCGTCGTCGGCGTCGAAGGGCCGGACGCGCCGCCGGCGACGCTCTCGCCGTATTTCATGACAGACGTGCTGCGGAACGAACTCTGCTTCGACGGCCTGCTCTTCACCGACGCGCTCAACATGGGCGGCGTGGCAAACCGCTACGGCGCGGCCGAGTCCGCCGTGCTCGCGCTCGAGGCGGGCGCGGACGTGCTGCTTTATCCGATTGACGTGCGCGGCGCGGCCGAGGCCGTCGCTGACGCCGTCGTCTCCGGCCGGATCAAGGAAGCACGGATCGACCGCTCCGTCCGCCGCCTGCTCTCGGCAAAAGCCCGCGCCGGATTGCACGAAGAACGGCTTGTTGCGCTCGACGCCGTGGACCGCGCCGTCGGCGTGCGGGCGCACCACGCCTTCGCGCGGGAGGTGGCCGAGCGCTCCCTCACGCTCGCGCGTGACGCCGACGGCCTCGTCCCGATCCCGGCCGCCGCCCGCCGCGTGCTCTCGATCACGTACGCCGAGGCCGACGACCTCCTCGCCGGCCGCGTGTTCGACGGCGTGCTGAGCGCGGCTGCAACGGACGGGGTGGGGCGGACCGTCGCCTCCATCCGCGCCGACGCCCGGACGATGCCGCACGAGATCGAGGCGTTGCGAGCGCAGGCCGAAGACGCCGACCTCGTCGTCGTGTCGATGTACGTCTCGCCCCGGAACTACCAGGGCTCGGTGGCGGCCGAGGGCGCATTCTCCCGTTTCGTGGAGGCCCTCGCCGCGAGCGGCACGCCGACCGTCGTGGTATCGTTCGGGAGCCCGTACCTGCTCAGCGGCTTCCCCTCGGTGTCGACCTACCTCCTCGCGTGGGGCGGCGAGGAGGTCAGCCAGCGCGCGGCGGCGCGAGCCCTCCTCGGGGCCGCTGCCATCGGCTGCCGGCTGCCGATCTCGCTCCCCCCGTTTCACGAAGCCGGCGAAGGCCTCGCCCGCCCCGCCGTGCTCGACCTTCCTCTCTGA
- a CDS encoding fibronectin type III domain-containing protein, which yields MRPSPLRTSVARTPLAPVLLGLLLVAGCAGPRPAAVPPPASAPALSEAEARAQSRAALANLLASCARDGCAFDFAQGTDVDTLAIDADARRVDIRFNEALAYRPFRPATVDALHALVRDRLGPFFPGYDLRLWSKQTPVEALVPNYYRADASDFDRARLARNEARPAPLVRALDRAWTPTAGLDGRYVALWPSHGWYYEPKLDRWEWQRARLFRTVEDLIPLSFTQPYLVPMLERAGSTVFLPRERDLQTHEVIVDNDGPDASYAEAGPWRTADGAGFAVGAPPYTEGVNPFQLGTHRAARASADSTAGIRWTPAIPETGNYAVRVAYARDPGNVTDAAYTVYHAGGATRFEVNQQIGGGTWVYLGTFRFEAGRNPASGSVVLTNASATPGRAVSADAVRFGGGMGIVARGGHASGRPRWVEAARYAMQTDGMPDSLVYSLSGGENDYTDDYRGRGEWVNYLRGAPFGPNRDRQTPGLGIPIDLSLAFHTDAGITRSDTTIGTLLIYSTEGADAADAPPVTVRPIPPRAERQSDDPAKFFPDGVSRLANRDFADLLQTQLVEDIEALYDPVWNRRSLWDRDYSEAVRPNVPAALLELLSQQNLLDMKFALDPRFRFDVSRSIYKAVLRFLATQHGTAYVVQPLPVSHFQATLAGTDGVALGWQPTPDPLEPTADATAYVVYTRVERGGWDNGRVVDGTAVTLRGLEPGVIYSYRVAAANAGGESAPSETLAVLHLPSGGGPVLVVNGFDRIAPPAVVETDSLAGFAHWQDQGVPDRYDLNFTGNQFNFDRNDPWTDDDAPGWGSSYGDRETTVLPGNTFDFPLLHGESLRAAGVAFASTSAAAFAAGTVDAAPYRALDLILGEQKTTPWPKPTRPPQFEALPAPLRDALGRFCDGGGGLFVSGSYVGTDVFEGQPDDAPGSAFARETLGIRWRTDHAVTTGGLVSPNDVLLPDGTTLDFVSDFDPDVYAAEAPDAIEPADSTGATVLRYAENNMSAAVASRGACPRVIFGFPFETIRTRDDRDAVMQAVLRTLALPPSP from the coding sequence ATGCGCCCCTCCCCCCTCCGCACGTCCGTCGCTCGCACGCCGCTCGCTCCCGTCCTGCTCGGCCTCCTCCTCGTCGCAGGCTGCGCCGGACCGCGCCCGGCTGCCGTTCCGCCTCCCGCCTCCGCACCCGCGCTCTCCGAAGCGGAGGCCCGCGCGCAAAGCCGCGCCGCCCTCGCCAACCTGCTCGCATCCTGCGCCCGCGACGGCTGCGCGTTCGACTTCGCTCAGGGCACGGACGTGGACACGCTCGCCATCGACGCCGACGCGCGGCGCGTCGACATTCGGTTCAACGAGGCCCTCGCCTACCGCCCGTTCCGGCCCGCCACAGTGGACGCGCTCCACGCCCTCGTCCGCGACCGCCTCGGCCCGTTCTTCCCCGGCTACGACCTCCGGCTGTGGTCGAAGCAGACGCCCGTCGAAGCCCTCGTCCCGAACTACTACCGCGCCGACGCCTCGGACTTCGACCGCGCCCGGCTCGCACGGAACGAGGCCCGCCCCGCCCCACTCGTCCGCGCGCTCGACCGGGCGTGGACGCCGACGGCCGGGCTCGACGGGCGCTACGTCGCGCTCTGGCCGAGCCACGGCTGGTACTACGAGCCCAAGCTGGACCGGTGGGAGTGGCAACGCGCGCGACTCTTTCGGACCGTAGAAGACCTGATCCCGCTCTCGTTCACGCAGCCCTACCTCGTGCCGATGCTGGAGCGGGCGGGCTCGACCGTCTTCCTCCCCCGCGAGCGCGACCTGCAGACGCACGAGGTGATCGTCGACAACGACGGCCCGGATGCGAGCTACGCGGAAGCCGGACCGTGGCGTACAGCGGACGGCGCGGGCTTCGCCGTCGGCGCGCCGCCCTACACCGAAGGCGTCAATCCCTTCCAACTCGGCACGCACCGCGCGGCCCGCGCCTCGGCCGATTCGACGGCGGGCATCCGGTGGACGCCCGCCATCCCCGAGACCGGCAACTACGCCGTCCGCGTCGCCTACGCTCGCGATCCGGGGAACGTCACCGACGCCGCGTACACGGTCTACCACGCCGGCGGCGCGACGCGCTTCGAGGTCAACCAGCAGATCGGCGGCGGGACGTGGGTCTACCTCGGCACGTTCCGCTTCGAGGCCGGGCGGAATCCGGCGTCCGGCAGCGTCGTCCTCACGAACGCGAGCGCCACGCCGGGCCGCGCGGTCTCGGCCGACGCCGTCCGCTTCGGCGGCGGGATGGGGATCGTGGCGCGCGGCGGACACGCGAGCGGGCGGCCCCGGTGGGTCGAGGCGGCGCGCTACGCGATGCAGACCGACGGGATGCCGGACTCGCTCGTCTACAGCCTCTCCGGCGGCGAGAACGACTACACCGACGACTACCGCGGGCGCGGCGAGTGGGTGAACTACCTCCGCGGCGCCCCCTTCGGCCCCAACCGCGACCGGCAGACGCCTGGCCTCGGCATCCCCATCGACCTCTCCCTCGCCTTCCACACCGACGCCGGCATCACCCGGTCCGACACGACGATCGGCACGCTCCTGATCTACAGTACGGAAGGCGCTGACGCAGCTGACGCGCCGCCCGTCACCGTCCGCCCGATCCCGCCCCGCGCCGAGCGGCAGAGCGACGACCCCGCGAAGTTCTTCCCCGACGGCGTCTCCCGCCTCGCCAACCGCGACTTCGCCGACCTTCTCCAGACCCAGCTCGTCGAGGACATCGAAGCGCTCTACGACCCGGTCTGGAACCGGCGGAGCCTGTGGGACCGCGACTACAGCGAGGCCGTCCGCCCGAACGTCCCGGCGGCGCTCCTCGAACTCCTCTCGCAGCAGAACCTACTCGACATGAAGTTCGCCCTCGACCCGCGCTTCCGGTTCGACGTCAGCCGCTCGATCTATAAAGCAGTCCTCCGCTTCCTCGCGACGCAGCACGGGACGGCGTACGTCGTCCAGCCCCTCCCTGTCTCCCACTTCCAGGCGACGCTCGCGGGCACCGACGGCGTCGCGCTGGGCTGGCAGCCCACGCCCGACCCGCTCGAACCGACGGCCGACGCCACGGCCTACGTCGTCTACACGCGCGTCGAGCGCGGCGGCTGGGACAACGGCCGCGTCGTGGACGGTACGGCGGTGACGTTGCGCGGGCTGGAGCCGGGCGTGATCTACTCGTACCGCGTGGCCGCCGCGAACGCCGGGGGCGAGAGCGCGCCGTCGGAGACGCTCGCCGTGCTCCACCTCCCGAGCGGCGGCGGCCCCGTGCTCGTCGTCAACGGGTTCGACCGCATCGCCCCCCCTGCCGTCGTCGAGACCGATTCGCTCGCCGGGTTCGCACACTGGCAGGACCAGGGCGTGCCCGACCGCTACGACCTGAACTTCACCGGCAACCAGTTCAACTTCGACCGGAACGATCCGTGGACCGACGACGACGCCCCCGGCTGGGGGTCGAGCTACGGCGATAGGGAGACGACGGTCCTCCCCGGCAACACGTTCGACTTCCCGCTCCTCCACGGCGAGTCGCTCCGCGCGGCGGGCGTCGCCTTCGCCTCGACGAGCGCGGCGGCGTTCGCAGCGGGCACGGTCGACGCCGCGCCGTACCGCGCGCTCGACCTCATCCTCGGCGAGCAGAAGACGACGCCGTGGCCGAAGCCGACGCGCCCGCCGCAGTTCGAAGCGCTGCCCGCACCGCTGCGCGACGCGCTCGGCCGCTTCTGCGACGGCGGCGGCGGCCTCTTCGTCTCCGGCTCGTACGTCGGCACCGATGTGTTCGAGGGGCAGCCCGACGACGCGCCCGGCTCCGCGTTCGCCCGCGAAACCCTCGGCATCCGGTGGCGGACGGACCACGCCGTGACGACCGGCGGCCTCGTCAGCCCGAACGATGTACTCCTGCCCGACGGCACCACGCTCGACTTCGTCTCCGACTTCGACCCGGACGTGTACGCCGCCGAGGCGCCCGACGCGATCGAACCTGCTGACAGCACGGGCGCGACGGTGCTCCGCTACGCCGAGAACAACATGAGCGCGGCCGTCGCGAGCCGGGGCGCGTGCCCGCGCGTCATCTTCGGCTTCCCCTTCGAGACCATCCGCACGCGCGACGACCGCGACGCCGTAATGCAGGCCGTGCTCCGCACCCTCGCGCTGCCACCGTCGCCGTGA
- a CDS encoding MFS transporter, which translates to MQPPAASPKPPKRSPWFWVPSLYFAEGIPYVVVMIVSVIMYKRLGISNTDIALYTSWLYLPWVIKPFWSPAVDVLKTKRFWTVIMQLFIGAGFAGVALTLPTEPFFQYTLAFLWLLAFSSATHDIAADGFYMLALSEHDQAWFVGIRSTFYRLAMITGQGLLIILAGFLESATGMPPVEVDVRAVAEAPAAAVAPVPPPLTTDAEELRLVPTTSDLAVEITPRATDEVNALIAEAKAANVAAGFYEAEQTMAEAEAEAMEAGWWQRAIVAPLEVLLRDWFGKGEVAPSATAGNVAVLGLRLSGPLPAGETAVVNLRQSGDKSIRLVEGARLEFTSENWDTPAQVVVQLDPKLDAPTTGSLEALSGNLPLAWAITFFILAGAFILLMLWHQYALPRPASDRPAVEGASGAGLIQYLGFLVLFIPLLFLLLVPILIYGFVRPRGTGPWGDLFRRLPFSDSPFAETIVSFFLKPEISVAIAFLLFYRFAEAQLVKLASPFLLDTAEVGGLALTTGEVGFVYGTVGVLFLTLGGILGGIVAARDGLKKWLWPMVIAINVPNAVYLFLATVRPESFLVINTAVAVEQFGYGFGFAAFLLFLIYVAEGEHKTAHYAIGTGLMALGMMIPGMFSGWLQELIGYQEFFVWVLIATIPSFLVTALVRVDPEFGKKEDEVETVETA; encoded by the coding sequence ATGCAGCCTCCCGCCGCCTCGCCGAAGCCGCCCAAGCGGAGCCCGTGGTTCTGGGTCCCGAGCCTCTACTTCGCCGAGGGGATCCCCTACGTCGTCGTGATGATCGTCTCGGTGATCATGTACAAGCGGCTCGGGATCTCGAACACCGACATCGCGCTCTACACGAGCTGGCTCTACCTGCCGTGGGTGATCAAGCCGTTCTGGAGCCCGGCCGTCGATGTGCTCAAGACGAAGCGGTTCTGGACCGTCATCATGCAGCTCTTCATCGGCGCGGGCTTCGCGGGCGTCGCCCTCACGCTGCCGACGGAGCCGTTCTTCCAGTACACCCTCGCGTTCCTCTGGCTCCTCGCGTTCTCGTCCGCCACGCACGACATCGCCGCCGACGGGTTCTACATGCTCGCGCTCTCAGAGCACGACCAGGCGTGGTTCGTCGGGATTCGCAGCACGTTCTACCGGCTCGCGATGATCACGGGGCAGGGCCTGCTCATCATCCTCGCGGGCTTCCTGGAGAGCGCGACGGGGATGCCGCCCGTCGAGGTCGACGTCCGCGCGGTGGCGGAGGCTCCGGCCGCTGCTGTCGCTCCGGTGCCGCCACCGCTCACGACCGATGCCGAAGAGCTCCGCCTCGTCCCGACGACGTCCGACCTCGCCGTCGAGATCACCCCGCGCGCGACCGACGAGGTCAACGCGCTCATCGCCGAGGCGAAGGCGGCGAACGTGGCCGCCGGGTTCTACGAGGCCGAGCAAACGATGGCCGAGGCCGAAGCGGAGGCGATGGAGGCCGGGTGGTGGCAGCGCGCGATTGTCGCCCCGCTTGAAGTGCTCCTCCGCGACTGGTTCGGGAAAGGCGAGGTCGCACCGTCGGCTACGGCGGGCAACGTAGCCGTTCTCGGGCTGCGGCTCTCGGGGCCCCTCCCGGCGGGCGAGACGGCCGTCGTCAACCTCCGGCAGTCGGGCGACAAGAGCATTCGCCTCGTCGAAGGCGCGCGGCTGGAGTTCACATCCGAGAACTGGGACACGCCCGCGCAGGTCGTCGTCCAGCTCGACCCCAAGCTCGACGCGCCGACGACGGGGTCGCTGGAGGCGCTCTCGGGGAATCTCCCGCTCGCGTGGGCGATCACGTTCTTCATCCTCGCTGGCGCGTTCATCCTCCTCATGCTGTGGCACCAGTATGCGCTGCCGCGCCCGGCGTCCGACCGGCCCGCCGTCGAGGGCGCGAGCGGAGCAGGGCTGATTCAGTACCTCGGCTTCCTCGTCCTCTTCATCCCACTCCTGTTCCTGTTGCTCGTCCCGATACTGATCTACGGGTTCGTCCGGCCGCGCGGCACCGGCCCGTGGGGCGACCTCTTCCGTCGCCTCCCATTCTCTGACTCGCCGTTCGCCGAGACGATCGTCTCGTTCTTCCTCAAGCCCGAGATCAGCGTGGCGATCGCATTCCTCCTGTTCTACCGCTTCGCCGAGGCGCAGCTCGTAAAGCTCGCCAGCCCGTTCCTGCTCGACACGGCCGAGGTGGGCGGGCTCGCGCTCACGACGGGCGAGGTCGGCTTCGTCTACGGCACCGTCGGCGTGCTCTTCCTCACGCTCGGCGGGATCCTCGGCGGGATCGTCGCAGCGCGTGACGGGCTCAAGAAGTGGCTCTGGCCGATGGTCATCGCGATCAACGTCCCGAACGCCGTGTACCTCTTCCTCGCCACCGTGCGGCCCGAGAGCTTCCTCGTCATCAACACGGCCGTCGCGGTGGAGCAGTTCGGGTATGGGTTCGGGTTCGCGGCCTTCCTGCTGTTTCTGATCTACGTCGCGGAGGGCGAGCACAAGACGGCGCACTACGCGATTGGCACCGGGCTGATGGCGCTCGGGATGATGATCCCGGGGATGTTCAGCGGCTGGCTCCAAGAGTTGATCGGCTACCAGGAGTTCTTCGTCTGGGTGCTCATCGCGACGATCCCGAGCTTCCTCGTCACCGCCCTCGTTCGCGTCGATCCCGAGTTCGGCAAGAAAGAAGACGAAGTCGAAACCGTCGAGACCGCATGA